One part of the Lycium ferocissimum isolate CSIRO_LF1 chromosome 8, AGI_CSIRO_Lferr_CH_V1, whole genome shotgun sequence genome encodes these proteins:
- the LOC132066547 gene encoding uncharacterized protein LOC132066547 encodes MANQGEQETQTLGETTEMLRDKGIPQEKYHGNVPEEVRELVLNYIPLEKRPVTPREGTPEGVNENHGAKSNPWVMESDPQKEWEPQQEASEPIEEEEPIEEEEPEEEEEEPQDMEGE; translated from the exons ATGGCAAATCAAGGAGAACAAGAAACGCAAACTCTGGGAGAGACAACTGAAATGCTGAGAGATAAG GGCATACCCCAAGAGAAATATCATGGGAATGTCCCAGAAGAAGTAAGGGAATTGGTGCTAAACTATATACCCTTAGAGAAGAGGCCTGTGACGCCGAGAGAAGGGACTCCCGAAGGAGTGAATGAAAATCACGGAGCCAAATCAAACCCGTGGGTGATGGAATCAGACCCACAAAAAGAGTGGGAGCCTCAACAGGAAGCCTCCGAACCCATTGAGGAGGAAGAACCCATAGAGGAAGAAGAAccagaagaggaagaagaagagcccCAAGATATGGAGGGAGAATAA